The following coding sequences lie in one Heyndrickxia oleronia genomic window:
- a CDS encoding MFS transporter, whose amino-acid sequence MAVIAKKQAHGTGIPTIYGILFAIGAGHFFNDSIQAVVPAMFPILEKTLSLSYSQIGWIAFVVNMTSSVMQPVFGLYADKRPRPFLLPLGMFMSMLGLIGFGLSPNFYIILCSVFFIGIGSAVFHPEGSRVAYMAAGEKRGLAQSIYQVGGNFGQSLAPVFTALIFYPFGQKGILSFTFVAAMGIILLIFVSKWYKQQISFGAQIKKKIVASTTKQRIHPKLIGAMILLVFIVFARSWYSAGISNFYQFYLIEDYGISIQGAQIYIFIFMIAGVIGTFLGGPLADRFGKRNIILFSLVGAAPLAMMLPYVPLFLVIPMFFLIGFIITSSFSVTVVYAQELMPNKIGMVSGLIVGLAFGMGAIGSVLYGNLADFFSIKFVMILCSFLPLLGLLTFLLPKDEKVREMNEQTR is encoded by the coding sequence ATGGCAGTTATTGCGAAAAAGCAAGCTCATGGTACCGGTATTCCAACTATTTATGGGATACTATTTGCAATTGGTGCTGGTCATTTTTTTAATGATTCAATTCAAGCAGTAGTTCCCGCAATGTTTCCTATCTTGGAAAAAACACTTAGCCTTTCCTATTCTCAAATTGGTTGGATTGCCTTTGTTGTTAATATGACGTCGTCCGTAATGCAGCCGGTTTTTGGGCTTTATGCTGATAAACGACCGAGACCATTTTTACTTCCACTAGGTATGTTTATGAGTATGCTTGGACTAATCGGATTTGGGTTATCTCCTAATTTTTACATTATCCTTTGTTCTGTCTTTTTTATTGGAATCGGATCAGCTGTATTTCATCCGGAAGGATCAAGGGTAGCATATATGGCTGCAGGAGAAAAGAGAGGTCTTGCTCAATCAATCTATCAGGTTGGTGGGAATTTTGGTCAATCACTTGCACCAGTTTTTACTGCACTTATTTTTTATCCTTTTGGACAAAAGGGAATATTATCTTTCACCTTTGTTGCAGCAATGGGAATTATATTATTAATTTTTGTATCTAAATGGTACAAACAACAGATTTCTTTTGGAGCTCAAATAAAGAAAAAAATAGTGGCTTCAACTACAAAACAGCGGATTCATCCAAAATTAATTGGTGCAATGATTTTATTGGTATTTATCGTTTTCGCTAGATCATGGTATTCAGCTGGCATATCGAATTTTTATCAATTTTATTTAATTGAGGATTATGGCATTAGTATTCAAGGGGCACAGATCTATATATTTATTTTTATGATTGCAGGTGTCATTGGTACATTTTTAGGTGGTCCATTAGCCGACAGATTTGGAAAACGAAATATTATTTTATTTTCTCTTGTGGGGGCGGCACCACTCGCAATGATGTTACCTTATGTACCGCTATTTTTAGTCATTCCGATGTTTTTCCTAATCGGCTTCATTATTACATCTAGCTTTAGTGTAACTGTTGTTTATGCTCAGGAATTAATGCCAAATAAGATTGGCATGGTATCAGGGTTAATTGTGGGGCTTGCTTTTGGAATGGGAGCAATTGGTTCGGTATTATATGGAAATCTTGCCGATTTCTTTAGCATTAAATTTGTAATGATTTTATGTAGTTTTTTACCATTATTAGGTTTACTGACGTTTTTACTTCCAAAAGATGAAAAGGTGCGGGAAATGAATGAACAAACAAGGTAA
- a CDS encoding DNA topoisomerase III, producing the protein MEKSVVIAEKPSVARDIARVLNCNKKGNGYLEGSKYIVTWALGHLVTLADPESYDVKYKKWNLDDLPMLPERLKLTVIKQTGKQFNAVKSQLIRKDVKEIIIATDAGREGELVARWIIDKVKVKKPIKRLWISSVTDKAIKDGFANLKQGSAYDNLYASAVARSEADWYIGLNATRALTTRFNAQLNCGRVQTPTVAMIAAREEEIKNFKTQTYYGIEAQTIDHIKLTWQDKKGNGRSFDKEKIDTIVKKLGKQNAVVTDIEKKSKKSFSPGLYDLTELQRDANKIFGYSAKETLNIMQKLYEQHKVLTYPRTDSRYLSSDIVATLPERLKACGIGEYRSLTNKVLKNPIKASKAFVDDSKVSDHHAIIPTESYVNLSAFSDKERKIYDLVVKRFLAVLFPAFTYEQLTLHAKIDDENFIARGKTILSNGWKEVYENHFDDDETKDDLKEQKLPQMNKGDQLKIKVIMQTSGQTKPPARFNEATLLSAMENPSKYMDTQNKKLADTLKSTGGLGTVATRADIIDKLFNSFLIEKRGKDIHITSKGIQLLDLVPEELKSPTLTAEWEQKLDRIAHGKLKKDVFIKEMKNYTKEIVAEIKASNKKYKHDNISTKNCPDCGKPMLEVNGKKGKMLVCQDRECGHRKNVSRLTNARCPKCHKKLELRGEGEGQIFACQCGHREKLSAFEARRKKESRGKVSKHEVQKYMKNQQKSEEPLNNAFKDALKGLKFD; encoded by the coding sequence ATGGAAAAAAGTGTTGTAATTGCTGAAAAACCTTCGGTAGCACGTGATATTGCACGTGTACTGAATTGTAATAAAAAAGGAAACGGATATCTAGAAGGTAGCAAATATATCGTCACTTGGGCACTTGGACATTTAGTCACACTTGCTGACCCAGAAAGCTACGATGTTAAATATAAAAAATGGAATTTAGATGATTTACCGATGCTACCCGAACGATTAAAATTAACTGTTATCAAGCAGACTGGAAAACAATTTAACGCGGTGAAAAGTCAATTAATTAGAAAGGATGTTAAAGAAATTATTATTGCGACCGATGCTGGGAGAGAGGGAGAGTTGGTCGCACGTTGGATTATTGATAAAGTAAAAGTAAAAAAACCGATTAAACGTTTATGGATCTCATCTGTTACGGATAAAGCGATTAAAGATGGCTTTGCAAATTTAAAGCAAGGTTCAGCATATGATAATCTATATGCTTCTGCAGTCGCACGCTCAGAGGCTGATTGGTATATTGGTTTAAATGCTACTCGTGCATTAACGACTCGCTTTAATGCTCAGTTAAACTGTGGACGTGTACAAACACCTACTGTTGCAATGATTGCAGCACGAGAGGAAGAAATCAAAAACTTTAAAACACAAACTTATTATGGGATTGAAGCCCAAACGATCGATCATATTAAATTGACATGGCAAGATAAAAAAGGGAATGGGCGTAGCTTTGATAAAGAAAAAATAGATACAATTGTAAAAAAACTAGGTAAACAAAATGCAGTTGTAACTGACATTGAGAAGAAATCGAAAAAGTCTTTTTCACCTGGCCTTTATGATTTAACAGAGCTACAGCGTGATGCGAATAAAATTTTTGGTTATTCTGCTAAAGAGACGCTAAATATTATGCAAAAGCTTTACGAACAGCATAAGGTTTTAACATATCCACGTACCGATTCACGTTATCTATCATCTGATATTGTTGCTACCCTTCCCGAGCGCTTAAAAGCATGTGGAATTGGTGAGTATCGTTCATTAACGAATAAGGTGCTCAAAAATCCAATTAAAGCGAGCAAAGCATTTGTTGATGATAGTAAAGTGTCAGATCATCATGCAATTATACCGACTGAAAGCTATGTAAATCTATCTGCCTTTTCGGATAAAGAACGGAAAATCTACGATTTAGTTGTAAAAAGATTTCTGGCAGTATTATTTCCTGCATTCACATATGAGCAATTAACCCTGCACGCAAAAATTGATGATGAGAATTTTATTGCAAGAGGAAAAACCATTCTATCAAATGGGTGGAAAGAGGTTTATGAAAATCATTTTGATGATGATGAGACAAAAGATGATCTGAAAGAACAAAAATTGCCTCAAATGAATAAAGGTGATCAATTAAAAATAAAAGTAATTATGCAAACATCGGGACAAACAAAACCACCTGCACGATTTAATGAGGCTACATTACTCTCAGCAATGGAAAATCCATCGAAGTATATGGATACTCAAAATAAAAAACTGGCAGATACATTAAAATCAACAGGTGGTTTAGGTACGGTTGCTACGCGAGCAGATATTATTGATAAGCTATTTAATTCATTCTTAATCGAAAAGCGTGGCAAAGATATTCATATTACTTCAAAGGGAATTCAATTATTGGATCTTGTACCTGAAGAGCTTAAATCTCCTACCTTAACAGCAGAGTGGGAACAAAAACTAGATCGTATTGCTCATGGAAAGCTGAAAAAAGATGTATTTATCAAGGAAATGAAAAATTACACGAAAGAAATCGTGGCAGAAATCAAAGCAAGTAACAAAAAATACAAGCATGATAATATATCAACCAAAAATTGTCCTGACTGTGGAAAACCAATGCTCGAGGTCAATGGGAAAAAGGGGAAGATGCTTGTATGTCAAGATAGAGAATGTGGTCACAGAAAAAATGTTTCACGTTTGACGAACGCTCGATGCCCTAAATGTCATAAAAAGCTAGAGCTACGTGGCGAAGGTGAAGGGCAAATTTTTGCATGTCAATGTGGACACCGTGAAAAATTATCAGCATTTGAAGCACGTCGTAAAAAGGAATCCCGTGGTAAAGTATCTAAACATGAAGTACAAAAATACATGAAAAATCAGCAAAAAAGTGAAGAGCCTTTAAATAATGCATTTAAAGATGCATTAAAAGGCTTGAAATTCGATTAA
- a CDS encoding lysylphosphatidylglycerol synthase domain-containing protein, translating to MKLNKKNWLLVFKILFPVSILFLIVIESENMVKSIDFNLLKSHFIELTPLKLIFIIIVGLVAMAPTLFYDVILCKILNLKIKVQKLFSLAWIINSFSNFLGFGGAIGLSLRTYFFKNYVKEKSLIIKNIAKVSVFYLSGTSIFCLITAVGIIKPTFLTKMKWLKIAVWFLAMYIPFILLSLKLKNRNNRRFSFRQSKIFSLIIVSIFEKIGSLLLIFVIARLLSIHIQLIQLFPIYSIATCAGFLSMLPGGIGSFDFILLMGFHYHHISSETALLVLLLFRICYYFIPFIIGCGLFGTRILNQFIHYLVKGKNQKTEPQSVNS from the coding sequence GTGAAATTAAACAAAAAAAATTGGTTATTAGTTTTTAAAATTCTTTTTCCTGTTTCAATATTGTTTTTAATCGTTATTGAATCAGAAAATATGGTAAAATCAATCGATTTCAATTTATTAAAAAGTCATTTTATTGAGCTAACCCCACTAAAGTTAATTTTTATTATTATAGTAGGATTAGTCGCTATGGCTCCAACATTATTCTATGATGTTATTTTATGTAAAATTTTAAATTTAAAAATAAAAGTGCAAAAGTTGTTCAGTCTAGCTTGGATCATTAATAGTTTTTCTAATTTTCTCGGATTTGGTGGGGCGATCGGTTTAAGTTTAAGAACTTACTTTTTTAAAAATTATGTAAAGGAAAAATCGCTAATTATAAAAAACATTGCAAAGGTTTCTGTTTTTTATTTATCAGGAACATCAATATTTTGTTTAATTACTGCTGTAGGTATTATCAAACCCACATTTTTGACGAAGATGAAATGGTTAAAAATTGCTGTTTGGTTTCTTGCAATGTATATTCCTTTTATATTATTAAGTCTTAAACTTAAAAATCGAAATAATCGAAGGTTTTCGTTTAGACAAAGTAAAATATTCTCATTAATCATTGTTTCCATATTTGAGAAAATTGGTTCACTTTTACTCATTTTTGTTATTGCTCGTTTACTTAGTATTCACATTCAATTAATTCAACTCTTCCCTATTTATAGTATTGCAACTTGTGCTGGGTTTCTTAGCATGTTACCAGGGGGAATAGGTTCATTTGATTTTATCTTATTAATGGGATTCCACTACCATCACATATCTTCAGAAACGGCATTATTAGTTTTACTTTTATTTAGAATTTGTTATTATTTTATTCCATTTATTATTGGGTGTGGATTATTTGGAACACGTATATTAAATCAGTTTATTCATTATTTAGTAAAAGGAAAAAATCAAAAAACTGAACCTCAATCCGTAAATTCATAA
- a CDS encoding rhodanese-related sulfurtransferase — protein sequence MSEKPYRVLLYYFYTKIENPEEYAAQHLAYCKDLGLKGRVLVANEGINGTLSGPVEQTNQYMEMMKNDPRFDGIVFKVDEADKHVFKKMHVRPRKELVTLRLEDDINPNELTGKYYSPKEFYEAMQDEDTVILDARNDYEYDLGHFKGAIRPDIETFRDLPNWVRENKEKFEGKKILTYCTGGIRCEKFSGWLVREGFEDVAQLHGGIVSYGKDPEVQGELWDGQCYVFDERIAVPINQKEHVIVGKDYFTGEPCERYVNCANPECNRQMLCSEENEHKYLRGCSHECRVHPRNLYIKEHGLTKEEVAERLQKIEEEETVSQR from the coding sequence ATGAGTGAAAAACCATATCGAGTATTATTGTATTACTTCTACACAAAAATTGAAAATCCTGAAGAATATGCTGCACAGCATCTAGCATATTGCAAAGATTTAGGGTTAAAAGGAAGAGTTCTAGTGGCCAATGAAGGAATTAATGGTACACTTTCAGGTCCGGTAGAACAAACAAATCAATATATGGAAATGATGAAAAATGATCCACGATTTGATGGAATTGTATTTAAAGTGGATGAAGCTGATAAGCACGTATTTAAAAAAATGCATGTTAGACCAAGAAAAGAGTTAGTTACGCTTCGCTTAGAAGATGATATAAATCCAAATGAATTAACTGGTAAATATTATAGTCCAAAAGAATTTTATGAGGCTATGCAAGATGAAGATACTGTTATTCTAGATGCTAGAAATGATTATGAATATGATCTTGGTCATTTCAAAGGAGCCATTCGTCCTGATATAGAAACATTTAGAGATCTTCCTAACTGGGTTCGCGAAAACAAAGAAAAATTTGAAGGCAAGAAAATTTTAACTTACTGTACTGGCGGTATCCGTTGTGAGAAGTTTTCTGGTTGGTTAGTTAGAGAAGGATTCGAAGATGTTGCACAACTTCATGGAGGGATCGTATCTTACGGTAAAGATCCAGAAGTACAAGGTGAACTTTGGGATGGTCAATGTTATGTCTTCGATGAGCGCATTGCTGTGCCAATTAACCAAAAAGAGCATGTAATTGTCGGTAAGGATTACTTTACTGGGGAACCATGTGAACGATATGTTAATTGTGCAAATCCTGAATGTAATCGTCAAATGCTATGTTCTGAGGAAAACGAGCATAAATATTTAAGAGGTTGTTCACATGAATGTCGTGTTCATCCTAGAAATCTTTATATCAAAGAACATGGTTTAACTAAAGAGGAAGTAGCGGAAAGACTTCAAAAGATTGAAGAGGAAGAAACAGTTTCGCAAAGATAA
- the mprF gene encoding bifunctional lysylphosphatidylglycerol flippase/synthetase MprF gives MKLNKRKLLSILKIAFPIILLVLILFESKSMVKDFNIDLLKNNISELNLSKLLLIFLLGIIAVSPMLFYDIILCKLLNLKLQFKKILSYSWIVNTFSNFLGFGGVIGLSLRGYFYKDHYNEKDAIIKSIAKVSIFYLSGVSILCWFVALGIFKPTFLEEMKWLKIVVWVIALYIPFLLISFKLKNLKNKDFSFKNNYLLELMVISLLEWMGSLVLFYLIARLLHVQISFGHLFPIFIVAACAGIISMIPGGLGSFDLVLLMGFEFYHIPSEQVLLILLLYRVSYYIIPFLIAVLLFGRHFWNLLDVQYKQIFYTITKNVSHMVLSLLVFLSGIILLLSASLPGVLDRIKFLRGFLSSPLMDFSHQLTIVSGFLLILLSRGIEYKVRWAYYSTLIVLISASILCLVKGLDYEETIYLSFVALMLVISKKRFYRINFVITWGRALFDFCVILFFTFLYIIIGYYNLPDSKLKIPSFIRKYMIVDAGDLIISAIIGLVIAAIIMFCTYLFIKPRTLEFFPIEKEKVKAHLQKYGGTVLSHLVFLNDKKVFWNETGQVMFMYQKYADKLVILGDPIGKKDEILHSIEEFQDFADLYGYTPAYYQVTKELLPKLHENGYDFFKLGEEAFVDIQSFTLTGSKMKGLRATKNKFEKEGYTFKIIEPPFSAEQFSILKNISDQWLGEKKEKGFSLGYYDEDYLNKAPIAILNDAENHTIAFASIMPVYDQQTTLSIDLMRYLPEAPPGTMDFLFLGVIEWGKMNGYERYNLGMAPLANVGLSKYSFTGEKIASQIYTHGNFVYHFKGLKRFKEKYANYWEPKYLAYRKKTSLPITMAQIALLISKKRPVQ, from the coding sequence ATGAAACTTAACAAAAGAAAGTTATTATCAATATTAAAAATAGCCTTTCCAATCATACTTTTAGTTTTAATTTTATTTGAATCTAAAAGTATGGTGAAGGATTTTAATATTGATTTGTTAAAAAATAATATTTCAGAACTAAATTTATCTAAATTATTGCTTATTTTTTTACTTGGGATTATCGCAGTATCTCCAATGCTATTTTACGATATTATCCTATGTAAATTATTAAATTTGAAGTTACAATTTAAAAAGATTCTATCTTATTCATGGATTGTTAATACATTTTCAAATTTTCTTGGTTTTGGTGGTGTAATTGGTTTAAGCCTAAGAGGGTACTTTTACAAAGACCACTATAATGAAAAGGACGCTATTATTAAAAGTATAGCGAAGGTTTCGATATTCTATTTATCTGGGGTCTCTATTTTATGCTGGTTCGTTGCTTTAGGAATATTTAAACCGACTTTTCTAGAAGAAATGAAATGGCTAAAAATCGTTGTGTGGGTAATTGCTTTATACATCCCGTTTCTATTAATTAGTTTTAAACTCAAAAATCTTAAAAACAAGGATTTTTCATTTAAAAACAACTATTTATTAGAATTAATGGTTATATCGTTGCTAGAGTGGATGGGTTCACTCGTTTTATTTTATCTAATTGCGAGATTGCTTCATGTTCAAATTAGTTTTGGACATTTGTTCCCAATTTTTATTGTTGCAGCTTGTGCTGGAATTATAAGTATGATTCCAGGGGGATTAGGCTCATTCGATCTGGTTCTTTTAATGGGATTTGAATTTTATCATATTCCATCAGAACAGGTTTTACTTATATTACTTTTATATCGAGTGAGTTACTATATTATCCCATTTTTAATAGCCGTTTTATTATTTGGCCGTCACTTTTGGAATTTACTTGACGTACAGTATAAACAAATTTTTTACACAATAACAAAAAATGTTAGTCATATGGTCTTAAGTCTTCTTGTTTTTTTATCAGGGATTATCTTACTTTTGTCTGCTTCATTACCTGGAGTACTAGATAGAATAAAATTTTTAAGGGGTTTTCTTTCCTCTCCATTAATGGACTTTTCACATCAGTTAACAATCGTTTCAGGATTTTTGTTAATACTTCTTTCCCGTGGTATTGAATATAAAGTTAGATGGGCATATTACTCGACATTAATTGTTTTAATCAGTGCATCAATCCTTTGTCTTGTTAAGGGATTGGATTATGAGGAAACTATTTATTTAAGTTTTGTTGCATTAATGCTCGTTATTTCAAAGAAACGTTTTTATCGAATAAATTTTGTAATAACATGGGGGAGAGCATTATTTGATTTTTGTGTAATTCTTTTTTTCACTTTTCTTTATATCATCATCGGTTATTATAATTTGCCGGACAGCAAGTTGAAAATTCCAAGCTTTATTCGTAAATATATGATTGTGGATGCAGGTGACTTAATTATTAGTGCAATCATTGGTTTAGTTATTGCAGCGATCATCATGTTCTGTACATACTTATTTATAAAACCACGAACACTTGAATTTTTTCCAATTGAAAAAGAAAAAGTAAAAGCACATCTTCAAAAGTATGGGGGAACTGTTCTATCGCATCTTGTTTTCTTAAATGATAAAAAGGTGTTTTGGAATGAAACCGGACAAGTTATGTTTATGTATCAAAAATATGCCGATAAGCTTGTTATTTTAGGGGATCCAATTGGTAAGAAGGATGAAATCCTTCATTCTATTGAAGAATTCCAAGATTTTGCTGATTTGTATGGATATACACCTGCATATTATCAAGTGACGAAAGAACTATTACCAAAATTACATGAAAATGGTTATGACTTCTTTAAACTTGGTGAAGAGGCATTTGTTGATATACAGTCATTTACTTTAACAGGAAGTAAAATGAAAGGTCTTCGTGCTACAAAGAATAAGTTCGAAAAGGAAGGGTATACATTCAAAATCATTGAACCACCTTTTTCCGCTGAACAGTTTAGCATACTCAAAAATATATCTGATCAATGGCTAGGTGAAAAGAAAGAGAAAGGATTTTCATTAGGCTATTATGACGAGGATTATTTAAATAAGGCTCCAATAGCTATTCTTAATGATGCTGAAAATCATACAATTGCATTTGCAAGTATAATGCCAGTATATGATCAGCAAACAACTTTATCTATTGATTTAATGAGATATTTACCAGAAGCACCACCTGGAACCATGGATTTTCTATTTTTAGGAGTTATTGAATGGGGCAAAATGAACGGATATGAACGTTATAATTTAGGGATGGCGCCTCTTGCTAATGTTGGTTTGTCCAAGTACTCTTTTACTGGAGAAAAAATAGCCTCGCAAATTTATACGCATGGTAATTTTGTTTATCATTTTAAGGGCCTTAAGAGGTTTAAAGAAAAATATGCCAATTATTGGGAACCGAAATATTTGGCTTACCGTAAAAAAACATCCTTACCAATTACAATGGCTCAAATAGCCCTACTTATTTCAAAAAAACGCCCCGTTCAATAA
- the pepF gene encoding oligoendopeptidase F produces MEKTLQKRIARSEVPVEHTWKLEDLFATDDEWNNELKAIQNDLPTVTQYRGKLSEGGKTLLNCLKAEEKLHLRLIRVATYASLRSSEDGTSPLNQGNSARMASMLANISAALSFLDTEILALPNGTIEQYIQQEPELNVFKNYLEDLLEKKPHTLSAELEETLASLGEVHDAPYMIYQRGKSSDMQFSDIEDKDGNLLPMSFALYEDRYELSADTDLRRKAYSSFNHSLNQYKNTFAGTYATEVTKQVALSRIRKYNSVTEMLLHPQHVTLEMYHNQLDVLQTELAPIMRRFAQLKKRELGLDKMLFCDLKAPLDPEFNPRTTYEEASKLIIEALQIMGPEYSDMIQTALSERWVDLADNIGKSTGAFCSSPYGVHPFILITWTDTMRGAFVLAHELGHAGHFYLAGKNQRVVNTRPSTYFIEAPSTMNELLLADHILSTTDDKRMKRWVISQLLGTYYHNFVTHLLEGELQRRVYKLAEDGKPITATTLCEQKRELLQNFWGDAVEIDEGASLTWMRQPHYYMGLYPYTYSAGLTVSTAVAGMIKNEGQPAVERWLDVLKSGGTLKPLELIKKAGVDMSKPAAIRSAVSYVGKLVEELENSYN; encoded by the coding sequence ATGGAAAAAACACTGCAAAAACGCATTGCACGCTCAGAGGTACCTGTAGAGCACACATGGAAGCTTGAAGATTTGTTTGCAACTGATGATGAATGGAACAATGAGCTTAAAGCCATACAAAATGATTTACCAACTGTTACACAATATCGAGGAAAATTAAGTGAAGGTGGAAAAACTTTATTAAATTGCTTAAAAGCAGAAGAAAAACTTCACTTAAGATTGATAAGAGTAGCAACCTATGCAAGTCTACGCTCATCTGAGGATGGAACAAGTCCCTTAAATCAAGGAAATTCAGCAAGAATGGCTTCGATGCTAGCTAATATTAGTGCTGCCTTATCCTTTTTAGATACAGAGATCCTTGCATTACCTAATGGCACGATTGAACAATACATACAGCAAGAACCTGAATTAAACGTCTTTAAAAACTATCTAGAAGATTTATTAGAGAAAAAACCACATACATTATCAGCTGAATTAGAAGAAACATTGGCTTCATTAGGTGAAGTTCATGATGCACCTTATATGATCTATCAGCGTGGTAAATCATCAGACATGCAATTTTCGGACATTGAAGATAAGGATGGGAATTTACTTCCTATGTCATTTGCCCTTTATGAGGATCGATATGAATTGTCTGCAGATACGGACCTGCGTAGAAAAGCATATTCATCCTTTAATCATTCTTTAAACCAATATAAAAATACATTTGCCGGAACATATGCTACTGAAGTAACAAAGCAGGTTGCTCTATCCCGTATTAGAAAATATAATTCTGTCACTGAAATGCTGTTACATCCACAGCACGTAACCTTAGAAATGTATCATAACCAGTTAGATGTCCTTCAAACAGAGCTTGCTCCAATTATGAGGCGCTTTGCTCAATTAAAGAAACGGGAATTAGGTCTTGATAAAATGCTTTTCTGTGATTTAAAAGCACCACTAGATCCCGAATTCAATCCACGAACGACATATGAAGAAGCATCGAAATTGATTATTGAAGCATTACAAATCATGGGACCAGAATATAGTGATATGATTCAAACTGCCTTATCAGAGAGATGGGTTGATTTAGCGGATAATATCGGAAAATCTACAGGTGCTTTTTGCTCTAGTCCTTATGGAGTGCATCCTTTCATTTTAATTACATGGACGGATACAATGAGAGGAGCATTTGTATTAGCACATGAACTTGGTCACGCAGGTCATTTTTATCTAGCAGGAAAAAATCAGCGGGTCGTAAATACAAGGCCATCTACTTATTTTATTGAAGCTCCTTCAACGATGAATGAGTTGCTTCTTGCAGACCATATTCTATCTACTACTGATGATAAACGGATGAAAAGATGGGTAATTTCTCAACTATTAGGCACATACTATCATAACTTTGTCACTCACTTATTAGAAGGTGAATTACAGCGACGCGTATATAAGCTAGCGGAGGATGGTAAACCAATCACAGCTACTACACTTTGTGAGCAAAAAAGAGAATTATTGCAAAATTTCTGGGGAGATGCTGTTGAGATAGATGAAGGTGCAAGCTTGACTTGGATGCGTCAGCCGCATTATTATATGGGACTTTACCCTTATACTTATTCTGCTGGGTTAACTGTTTCCACTGCCGTTGCAGGAATGATTAAGAATGAAGGTCAACCTGCTGTTGAGCGCTGGCTAGATGTATTAAAATCTGGTGGCACTTTAAAACCGCTCGAACTCATTAAAAAAGCAGGTGTTGACATGTCAAAACCTGCTGCAATAAGAAGTGCAGTCTCTTATGTAGGTAAATTAGTCGAAGAATTAGAGAATAGTTATAATTAA
- a CDS encoding DUF1657 domain-containing protein — protein sequence MTVITNIKQTVSGLKSAQANLETFALQTDNQQAKQLYQTCAQQTQSIIDTLTPRMNEVEQEEPQYKQQ from the coding sequence ATGACTGTTATTACAAATATTAAACAAACTGTTTCTGGATTAAAAAGTGCACAAGCGAATTTAGAAACTTTCGCATTACAAACTGACAATCAACAGGCAAAACAGCTATATCAAACATGTGCTCAGCAAACACAATCAATCATTGATACGTTAACTCCAAGAATGAATGAAGTTGAGCAAGAAGAACCACAATATAAGCAACAGTAA
- a CDS encoding DUF1657 domain-containing protein: MTIASDVKSCIASLNGAKNNFSQLALKAVDEKAQKEFHECMMETEEIINDLQKRLVILEREEPQYKN, encoded by the coding sequence ATGACGATTGCATCGGATGTAAAATCATGTATTGCAAGCTTAAATGGAGCAAAGAACAATTTTAGTCAGCTCGCATTAAAGGCTGTTGATGAGAAAGCGCAAAAAGAATTCCATGAATGTATGATGGAAACCGAGGAAATTATAAATGACTTACAAAAACGATTAGTTATTCTTGAACGCGAAGAACCACAATACAAAAATTAA